The following are encoded together in the Vigna angularis cultivar LongXiaoDou No.4 chromosome 9, ASM1680809v1, whole genome shotgun sequence genome:
- the LOC128194068 gene encoding ankyrin repeat-containing protein ITN1-like, translated as MASHPNQTGTGADGQGEKDPPSPIPASAFQNPLSEISPSPSPSPSSSTAPALVLSNSGKRIDQTGRKKYVKQVTGRHNDTELHLGGTEGRRRRRETDPSRRRISGYGNSRRRRRRRSRHRDCGSASLPRQRRERAR; from the exons ATGGCCTCTCACCCAAACCAAACAg GAACGGGAGCTGACGGGCAAGGAGAAAAGGACCCCCCATCGCCGATCCCAGCATCAGCCTTTCAGAATCCACTTTCTGAGATATCGCCGTCACCGTCGCCGTCGCCGTCCTCATCGACAGCTCCGGCGCTGGTGCTTTCGAACTCGGGGAAGCGCATCGACCAGACGGGGAGGAAGAAGTACGTGAAGCAAGTGACGGGGCGGCATAACGACACGGAGCTGCACCTGGGCGGCACAGAGGGGCGACGTCGGCGCCGTGAGACAGATCCTTCTCGACGTCGAATCTCAGGTTATGGGAACTCTCGGCGACGGCGACGACGACGATCTCGACATCGAGATTGCGGAAGTGCGAGCTTGCCTCGTCAACGAAGAGAACGAGCTCGGTGA